GCCGTGACTTTGTCGTCACGCTTTTGACCAGCCAGGAGATTCATATGAAAGGGCAAGTCGATTCCATCACCTACCAGCGGCACGGGAGGGCATCACGATGATGGCGCGGCCAGGGCTGTGGTGGTTCGGATCGCTGCATGTTGAACTGCGCGGGCCAGGGGCGTCCGCGGTGATTCGCGAACTGCAGCGGGCCGGCGTGGCGTTGTATGAAGTTCGGGTCGGATCCCGCACATGCAACCTCGTCATCTCCCTGCAGGATTTTCCTGCGCTCTATCGCGTCTGCAGACAAAACGGGGTGAAGCTGCGTTTTCTGGAGAAATCGGGGGCGCCGTTTTTTGCGCGTGCGCTGCTCCGTCGGAAATTCCTGCTGCTCGGACTGGGGCTGTTTGTCGCGCTCGTCTTCCTGTGGTCGTCGATGATTTGGCAAGTCACCGTGTCCGGTGTGGAAGGGGAAGATGTGCAGGCTGTCGTGCAGGCTGCCAGAGACAGTGGCTTGTACGTGGGCGCCTGGAAGCGCAACATCCCCGATGTCAACGCGGTACAGCAAGAGATGCTGGCCAAGCTGCCGGATGCGATTTGGGTTGGCGTACAGATTGAAGGGACCAAGGCACAGGTCAAGGTTGTAGAAAAAATCCCCGGCGTCACCGAGCGTTCGGAGCAGCCGCACAGTATTCTGGTCGCAAAACCCGGCGTAATTCGGCGCGTCATTGCGACGCGCGGGCAGGTGCTGGTTCACCCCGGACAAGCGGTGCAGCCTGGCCAAGTGGCGATTTCCGGCAGTCTTGGCCAAGGTACGCATCAAGTGGCGGCGAGCGGGAAAGTCCTTGCAGAAGTCTGGTACCAGTCCAAGGTGCAAATTCCGCTGCAGATTCAGCAGAACGAACTGACGGGCGAATCGGTCACGCGCACGTACCTCGACATCTTTGGTTTGTCCGTCCGGATTTGGGGCTGGGCAGAGCCGCGGTATCCGTCGGCGGTGGAGCGCGATGAGGTGACGTCCTGGGACATTGGCGACTGGGTCCTGCCCATTCAACTCAAGCGGGTGCAGGTGCAGCAGGCACAGCAGACCGCGTACGTCCGCTCGCTGGACGAAGCCCAGCAGGAGGCCGTTCGCATGGCGGCGCAGGACGTGAGGCGCCAGATGCAGCCCGGGGGGGTGATTCTCGGCCAGCGTGTTTTACAGCGACAAGTCTCGCGTGGTAAGCTATACGCAACGATTCTGACTCGAACGGAGGAAGACATCGGGACGGCTGGGCCCGTCGCGTCTCCTTCCGAACCAGGTGATGATTCGACCTGATGTCCTTCACGGACAACATTGCAAAAGGAGTGGGGCACCGGTTGACAAAGGACGAAGTAGTCCGCAAATGGGCATTTGCGAACAATGATGAAGCCATCGCGGTGCTCGGACCGAATGACGCCTTGCTTGGCTTGCTGGATGACGCGTATGAAGCCAAGGTGACCACCCGCGGGACGGAAGTCAGTTTTACCGGAACCGAATCGGAGACCGACCAGATGTACGCCATTGTCCGGGCAATTACGCAATTGTCCCAACTGGGCGTACATTTGTCTGAGGGCGATTATCGGTATGCGATTGACCTCGCGAAACGAGGGACGCTGGACGAGATGGCGTCCCTGTATGCGGCCGAAGTCGCCACGACCTATAAAGGCAAACCCGTGCGTGTGAAAACGCTGGGCCAGCGGCAGTATGTCGAAGCCATTCGCAAGCATGACATCGTGTTTGGGGTTGGACCGGCAGGAACCGGAAAGACCTACCTCGCCGTCGCGATGGCGGTGATGGCGCTGAAGAAAGGTGAAGTCAAGCGCATTCTCCTCACGCGGCCTGCGGTCGAAGCCGGCGAGAACCTCGGCTTTCTGCCAGGGGACCTGCAGGAGAAGGTCGATCCGTATCTGCGTCCGCTCTATGACGCGTTAAACGACGTGTACGGGTTGGAACAAGTCCAGCGCGCCAGGGAACGCGGGAATATTGAAATTGCGCCGCTCGCCTACATGCGGGGCCGGACGCTGGATGATTCGTTTGTCATTCTCGACGAAGCGCAAAATACAACCCCTGAGCAAATGAAAATGTTTTTGACCCGGCTCGGGTTTGGATCCAAAATGGTGATCACAGGTGACGTTACACAGATCGACTTGCCGACGGGACGGCAGTCGGGGTTGATTGAGGCCACGCGCATTTTGCGCGACATCCCCGAGATTGCGTTCCACTTTTTCACGGAGCAGGATGTCGTACGCCATCACTTGGTCCGCAAGATTATCGAGGCGTACGAAGGGGCCAATCAGCCGCAGGTGTACGTGTAAGCGCCCAAGCGATGCGCACGCGCACACGTTGGCGTGTCGTCGCAGGAATGAGCTGTCTCGGACAGCTTCACAAGGGGATATACAGAGATGTTTTCCAGATGGACACAGTTCTTGCGCCAGTGGATCGACGACCCGCGGTTTCGGGAGAATCAGCGGGTGCGCCTGGGAATTTATATAGGACTTGGCGTCGCGATGTTTCTGCTGCTGCTGGGGAGTGTCCTGCCGCCTCGCTATCAGTTCACGGTCGGGCAAACCAGTCCGGTGACCATTGTCGCGCCCATCACAGCCGTGGACACGGTGGCAACCAAAGAGGCCCAGGAAGCTGCAGCAAACCGCGTCCAGCCCCAGTATACCCAGTCTGCCTCGGTTGAAACGAAGGCACTGCAGACTTTGGATAGTCTTTTTCAAACAGCGTCTCAGCTGGCCGGCGACAAGAACCTGACGTTGTCTGAAAAGCTGGCGACGCTCACCGCGAGCGCACCAAAGGGTGTTTCGTCGAGCACATTGCAGCCTTTGCTGACGATGAGCCCCCAGCAAGTCGAAGTGGTACAGAGCGTGTCTGAGCGGATTGTCCGGGACTTGCTGGGTGCGCCGTTTTACAAGGAATCGCTGCAGGAGGCGCAGCTGCTTGTCGACCAGCAAATCGTCAAGTACGATCTCGGCCGTCAGTCCAGTTTGATTGTCCAGGACCTGGTGGTCAGTGTGCTGCAGCCGAACATGATTTACAACCAGGCGGCGACGGAGGCGGCGAAAAAGGCGGCGGAGCGTTCTGTCGGGGATGTGTACATCCATCAGGGGGATGTCATCGTTCCAAAGAACGGGGTGGTTACGCAAAGCGTGATCGACCGGATGAAGGACGTCGGATTGTACGGCAACCAGCACGACTATGGGATGGTGCTGGGCTTTATGGCGTTTGTCCTCATCTCGATTGGGTCGCTGGCTGCGTATATCGAGCGGCGGCCGCCGCGGCGCCGGCTCGACAACTTGATGCTGCTGGTGACAGCCCTGGTGCTGCTGTTGATGGGCATTATGATCAGCGTCACCAAAGACTTCATGACCGCGGGTGCGCCGACGTCGGCGGCGTACCTCGAACCGGTCGCGGTGGGGTCAATGCTGCTCGCCGTGCTGACGGATTCGTCGCTGGCTGTGGTCGCATCGTTCTTTGTGTCGCTGTGGTTTGGGGCCGCGCTTGGATTTAACTACTGGTACGCGTTCATCGGGTTTTTGAGTGCGCTGGTGGGCGCCTACAGCGTGGCCAAGGTGACGCACCGCGGGACGTTCATGCGCGCCGGCTTTTTGGTGGCGGGTATCAATTTGTTGTCTATCCTTGCCATGCACCTGCTGCAAGCGGATAATAGCGCAGATTTTCGGTCGTTTTCGCTGCACGCGGGGCTCGGGTTGCTCAACGGCGTCCTGTGCGCCGTGTTGACGATGGGCATCCTGCCGTTTTTTGAAAGTGCGTTTGGACTCTTGACGGCGATTCGTCTGCTCGAACTGTCGAATCCGAACAACCCGCTGCTGCGCAAAGTGCTGCTGGAAGCGCCAGGAACGTATCACCACAGCCTGATTGTGGGCAATCTGGCCGAAGCCGCAGCGGAAATCGTCGGGGCCGACCCGCTCATCTGCCGCGTCGGCGCGTACTACCACGACGTTGGCAAGACGCGGCGCCCGTTGTTCTTCGTGGAGAACCAGATGACCAAGGAAAACCCGCACGAGAAAATCGCGCCGAGCTTGAGTCATCTCATCATTACCTCACACGTGTCGGACGGACTGGAAATGCTGCAGAAGGCCGGGCTGCCCAAACCGATTCGCGACATTTGCGCGACGCATCACGGGACGACCATTCTTTGGTATTTTTACAACAAGGCCAAGGAGCAGGATAAGAACGGGGTCGTCAAAATTGATGATTTCCGCTACCCGGGTCCGAAACCGAAAACGCGGGAGTGCGCGATTGTCATGATTTGCGATGCCGTGGAAGCGGCGGTGCGGAGCATGTCCAAGCCGACCCCCAACCGGGTGGAGGGCGTGATCAGAAAAATTATTCGCGACCGCCTGCAGGACGGTCAATTGGACGAGTGTGACTTGACGTTGCAGGACCTTGACGTCATGGTGCCAGCGTTCATGAAGACGTTGAAGGGGATTTATCACGCACGTATCGAATACCCCGATCCGGACAAGATCCGAAAGGAGATTGCGAAGTGAAACCCGATTTGATCGTTGGCGTGGACGTGCGCGTCGAAGACGCGCCGCCTGCGGTGACCGACGAAGCGTTTGTCACGCGCGTTCTGGCGGCGGCCGCGGCACGCATCGAGGTGTCAGGTGAGGTATCTGTGTCCTTTGTGTCAGACGAAGAGATTCACGAACTGAACCGCACCTACCGCAATGTGGACAGGCCTACAGATGTGCTGAGTTTTGCCATGGAAGAAGAAGAATTTGCACCCGGGCTGCGGGTGCTCGGCGATATTGTCGTGAGCCTGCCGACGGCGCGCCGGCAGGCGGAAGCGTACGGGCATGGGCTCGAGCGGGAGGTCGCTTTTCTCTTGGTGCACGGGTTTCTTCATCTCAATGGGTACGATCACGAAACCGAAGCGGACGAAGAGCGGATGTTTGCGTTACAGGAAGAGGTCCTGGCGGACGTCGGGCTGACCCGATGACGGAAGTGGCCCGGTTTTTTCGAGCGTTTCGATACGCCGGGCAAGGGGTATCCAGAACCTTGCGCATGGAACGCAACATGAAAGTGCACTTCGCGGCGGCCCTGTGTGTCATGGTCTTCAACTTGATTGTGCGGCCGGCGCTGTTGTTCGTCATGCTCGACGTACTCGCTTGCACCGTGGTGATTTCGGCAGAGCTTGTCAATACCGCACTGGAAGCGCTCGCCAATCACCTCGCCGCGGGCCGGCAGCTGCGCGCCATCCAGGTGGCGAAGGATGCAGCCGCCGGCAGCGTGCTGCTGCTCGCGGCTGGCGCGCTGGTCGTGGGTGTTTACGTGGGGTGGCAAACATGGCCGTGGCAGTGGCGGTTGTTGACGATGCAGCACGCAGCAGGCATGGTCGTAACACTGTGCGCGTTGGTCCTCCTGTTGTGGGCGGTGGCCGGTGCGATATTTGCAAAAGACTCGATTCGTCAGGAGGCGGTTCAGTAATGGCAAATGGGGGCAAGGCACCTCAGAAAATCAAGTATCGGTCGGGGTTTGCGGCAATCGTTGGGCGCCCGAACGTCGGGAAGTCCACCTTGCTCAACGCCTTGATTGGTCGGAAAGTTGCGATTATGTCGAACCGTCCCCAGACGACGCGAAATCGAATCCACGGGGTCCTGACGACGGACGAGGCGCAGTTGATATTTATCGACACGCCTGGTCTCCACAAGCCGCATCACAAGCTTGGGGAGCTGATGGTGACCGCGGCGGAGAACGCGTTGAAAGAAGTGGACGTGGTGCTGGTGGTGTGCGATGCTACCGAGAACCGCCCCGATTTGGACCGGCCCGTGATTGACCGCCTGCGGGACGTGCAAACCCCCGTCTACCTCGTTATCAACAAGGTCGACGCAGTGCCCAAACCAGAATTGCTTAAGTTCATTGACACGTACCGCACGCTCTACCCATTCCAGGAGATTGTCCCCGTGAGTGCGCGCAAGGGTACGCAGCTGGAGGCGTTGAAGCAGCTGATTCTCGAACAGATGCCCGAAGGGCCCAAGTATTACCCGGACGACATGGTGACCGACCATCCGGAGCAGTTCATCATCGCGGAAGTCATTCGGGAGAAGGTGCTGCACCTGACGCGGGAAGAAGTGCCGCACTCGGTGATGGTGGAGATTGAGCAGCTGGAACGCCGCGATCCCGGCGGGATTTTGTACGTCGGCGCCGTGATCTACACAGAGCGCAACAGCCAGAAGGGGATTTTGATTGGCAAGCGCGGCGCCATGCTGAAGCAGGTCGGACAGTTGGCCCGTCAGGAGCTGGAGGCGCTGCTCGGCTCAAAAATTTACATGGAGTTGTGGGTGAAGGTGAAAAAGGACTGGCGCAATGAACCGGGTTGGCTGAGACGCTTCGGCTTTGAAGAGCGCGACTAGGCACAAGGCTGGTAAACGATGCATAGTATAAGCCGATATGGCGGCGGCAACCTAATCGTGAGGCACCTCAATCGCGCAGCTAAAGGGAACTCTCAAGAGGAGGTTGATTTGGTTGCGGGACTTTTCTTGGAGATACTTCACGTTGACCGGTGACATTGGCGCTTACTTGTTGTATAAAAAGCATGAACAGGTCGCTCGGGCTCTGAAGGGAGCCGTTCGCAAGGGGTCATAGCCGGCGGCTGATGGAGCGCCGTACACCGAAGAAGGTGTCCACAAACTCGAAGACGGAGACGAAGCGAACTTGATTTATAACACAGAAGCGGTCGTCATTCGGTCGATCGCGTACGGCGAAACGCATGCGATTGTCACCTTGCTGACACCAAACGGAACAGTGGCTGCGATGGCGCGGGGTGCCAAAAAGCCGCAAAGCCGTCTGGCAGCTGGTGTCCAACTGTTTGTGAAGGGAATGTATACGCTGTATCAGAACCGCGGGATGGGCAGTCTCAACCAGGTCGAAATCCTGGATGCCAGGCGGCCCTTGCGCGAAAATCTTGACCTGGCGGCTTATGCCGCCTATTTTTGTGAACTGGTGCACGCGGTCGCGGAAGAACGCCCGCATGGTTCGCATGCGGTGTACACGCAGTTCGAGGGTGCACTTCAGCGGCTGCTGGCCGAGCCGGCCATGGCCGGCGTATTTGCGCGGGTGTGGGAGGCCAAGGTGCTGCGGATGAGTGGTGCCAGTCCAGATTGGACACGCTGTGTGCGATGCACCCAGCCCCTGGAAGGGACCGTCGGCTACAGCAGCACGGAGGGCGGGTTTCTCTGTCAGCGCTGCCAAGCGGCAGATGAGGCCGTTGGTGTGCGAAGCCGGCTCATTCCAGCAAGTCCGGCGCTGCCCCGCGCGCTGGAGAGCTTCAGCCGGGTCCCGTGGGAGCGGCTCGGTCAGATTCGGCTGTCGGAAGCAAGCCGGCGCACGCTGAATGAAATTCTGCGCGCTCAGCTGCTGGACTTTGCGGGATTATCCCTCAAGTCTCGTACGATTCTCGAAAGCATCACCAACGAATAACGGAACATCGTTCACGACAAAACAGGTGAAAACACCGTTTGAATGCTATATACTATTTATGAAAACCAGCTATATAGTATGGCACATTTCGGGCGGTGAAGAAAATCGAACTGTCGAAGCGCCAAGAAACCATTCTCGAGATTGTTAAACGAAAGGGCCCTATTACAGGCGAACAGATTGCGGAACAGTTGTCGCTGACGCGGGCCACGCTGCGGCCCGACCTGGCGATTCTGACCATGGCCGGGTTTCTCGATGCACGGCCGCGCGTCGGCTACTTTTACAGCGGCAAGAAGAACGCCGACTTGTTCGGGGAAAGCCTGCGCAAACTGCGGGTCCGCGATTATAAATCGGTTCCGACGGTGATTGAGGAAACCAGCTCCGCGTACGACGCCGTCGTGACGCTCTTTACGGAAGACGTCGGCACGTTGATTGTGGTGCGCAGCGGGCAGCTGGTCGGTGTCGTCTCGCGAAAGGATTTATTGAAGGTGGCCATCGGCGGGAACGACATTCACAAGGTTCCGGTCAGTCTCGTCATGACGCGAACCCCGAACGTCGTCACTGTGGATGTGGATGCTTCGCTGTACGATGCGGCCGTGCTGATGATGCGGCACGAGGTGGACTCGCTGCCGGTCGTGCGAGACAGCGGAAACGAGGTGGTGGGACGGGTGTCGAAAACGACCATCACCCGCGCATTTGTGGAACTTGGCCAATACCGGGACGTATGACGGGACCATGCCGGAGGGGGACGAAGGGACTGTGACCATGCCGATTGTGTACATCGTATCAGATTCTGTTGGAGAGACGGCCGAATTTGTGGCCCGCGCTGCCGCCAGTCAGTTTGACGGCGGCCAGGTCGACCTGCGGCGCGTTTCGCATGTCCATGAGACGTCTGTCATTGATGAGACGGTACAAAGCGCCAAGGAAGAGGGTGCGCTCATCGCGTTCACCCTGGTGCTGCCAGAACTGCGGGCGTACCTGACGGCGGCAGCCGGCGAAGCCGGGGTTCGCACCGTAGACATCATGGGTCCGATGATTGACGCACTCGAGGACTTGATCGGGCAGCCCCCACATGGGAAACCAGGCCTGGTTCACCAGTTGGACGAAGAGTATTTTCGCCGGGTGGAAGCCATTGAGTTCGCTGTCAAGTACGACGACGGTCGTGATCCGCGGGGATTGACCCGAGCCGACATCATCTTGGTCGGCGTCTCCCGCACGTCGAAAACCCCGCTCAGCATGTACCTGGCGCACCGGCGGATGCGCGTCGCCAACGTGCCGCTCGTGCCGGAGGTTCAGCCCCCGGATGAGTTGTTCCAATTGAAAGACAAGCGAAAAATTGTCGGCCTGACCATTCGCCCGGAGAAGCTGAACTTGATTCGACAGGAGCGCTTAAAAGCGTTGGGCCTCACCCCGCAGGCGAGTTACGCGAGCTACGAACGAATCTCTTCCGAGCTGGAGTATGCAGAGGAAATCATGCGCCGGCTGAATTGTCCCGTGATTGATGTGAGCGACCGAGCGGTGGAGGAAACCGCCGGGATCATCCTGGAGATTGTGGCGCGAAAGGGGCGGCAGGCATGAGTCAGTGGGTATATCCGTTTGAGACGGGCCGGGCGGCAGACAAGATGCTGCTGGGCGGCAAGGGTGCCAACCTGGCGGAGATGACGCGGGCGGGACTGCCTGTGCCGCCGGGCTTCACCATTGGCACGCCGGCCTGCCACGCGTTTTACGAACAAGGCGGTGCGCTCAGTGCAGAGATGTGGTCGGAAATCGAGACAGCGGTCCACCATCTGGAGGAAGCTGCCGGAAAGCAATTTGGGGGCGCAGACAATCCGCTGCTCGTGTCGGTTCGCTCCGGCGCGCCAATTTCCATGCCCGGGATGATGGATACCGTGCTGAACCTGGGGTTGAATGACGAGACGGTTCAAGGCCTGGCAAGACGCACGCAGAACGAGCGGTTTGCTTACGACTGTTACCGCCGGTTCATTCAGATGTTCGGCGACGTGGTGCTTGGTTTGCCGCACTACCAGTTTGAGCAGGTGCTGGATGACGTGAAGGACTCCGTTGGGGTCAAGGATGACCAGCAGATGCGGGCCGAAGACTGGCAAAAGCTCATCGCGCGCTTTCGGAAGCTGGTCGAGCGGGAGACGGGGCGGCCCTTTCCGCAAAACCCGTATGAGCAGCTGCGCATGGCGATTGAGGCGGTTTTCCGGTCCTGGAACAATCAGCGCGCCATCGTCTACCGCAAAATTCATAAAATCTCAGATGAACTGGGCACAGCAGTGAACGTGCAGAGCATGGTGTTCGGCAATATGGGCGAGGACTCGGGCACCGGGGTGGCGTTCACACGCAACCCGTCGACCGGCGAGCCCGGTGTGTTCGGCGAGTACCTGACCAACGCACAAGGCGAAGATGTCGTGGCGGGCATTCGGACGCCCAAGCCCATCGCCCAGCTCGCCGACGAGATGCCTGCGATTTACAACCAGTTCCTGCAAGTCTGCGACCAGCTGGAACGTCACTACAAGGACGTACAGGACATCGAGTTTACCGTCGAACAAGGGCGCCTCTACCTGCTGCAGACGCGCAGCGCCAAACGCACCGCGGAGGCGGCCGTGCGGATTGCCGTCGCGCTGGTGAACGAGGGGTTGATTGACCAGAAAACGGCGTTGACCCGTGTCGATCCCGACCAGATTGACCAGCTCCTGCACCCGCGCATTGACCCAGACCACGAGGTTGACGTGCTGGCGACCGGTTTGCCGGCGTCTCCTGGGGCGGCGTCTGGGAAAATCGTACTCAGCGCGGACGACGCAGAGGCACGGGCCAAGGCGGGCGAAAAGGTGCTGCTGGTGCGAACGGAAACGACGCCGGAGGACATTCACGGCATTCTGGCAGCCGAAGGGATTTTGACCAGCCGCGGCGGCATGACCAGTCACGCGGCGGTCGTCGCCCGCGGGATGGGCAAGCCGTGTGTGTGCGGCTGCGACGCGCTGCAAATCAACATGCGGACCAAGACGGTTCAAATCGGATCGCATACGTTTCGGGAAGGCGACGTGATTTCCATCGACGGTGCTACCGGGCGCGTGCTGCGCGGCGAGGTGGCGCATGTCCGCCCGGAGCTGTCGGAGGACTTCCGAACGCTGCTCGGCTGGGCGGACGAAGTGCGCAGGCTCGAGGTGCGGGCGAACGCCGACAACCCGGAAGACGCCGAAAAAGCCCGTGCGTTCGGTGCACAGGGCATCGGGTTGTGCCGCACAGAGCATATGTTCATGGCACCTGAGCGTGTTCCGGTGGTGCAGTCGATGATTCTGGCGAAGACGCTGGAGGAGCGAAACGCGGCGCTGGCGCGGCTGCTGCCGATGCAGCAAGGCGACTTTTATGGAATTTTGAAGGCCATGGACGGGCTGCCCGTGACCATTCGTCTGCTCGATCCGCCGCTTCATGAGTTTTTGCCGAACCTCGAGCAACTCGTCGCGCACCAGGCGGCTTTGCAGACCAAGCTTCAGTATGTGTCCGGGCTTGAGGCCGAGCAAACCCAGCAGGAGCTGGAAGACGTCAGCGCCCTGCTGGGTCAAGTGCGGCAGCTGCACGAGTTGAACCCGATGCTGGGACACCGCGGGTGTCGCTTAGGGGTGACGTTCCCGGAAGTTTATGAAATGCAGGCCAGGGCCATTTTTCAGGCGGCCGTTCAGCTGCTTCGGGAGGGCCATCAGCCGCGGCCGGAGGTGATGATTCCGCTTGTGGGGCATCGGGAGGAACTGCGGCGCATGAAGGAACTTGTGCAGCGCGTGGCGGCAGCTGTCGCGGAGGAGACCGGGGTAACCGTTCCGTGCATCGTGGGCACGATGATTGAAGTGCCGCGGGCAGCTGTGACAGCGGATGAAATTGCGCAGGAAGCCGAATTTTTCTCGTTTGGCACAAATGATTTGACACAGACCACCTTCGGGTTCAGCCGCGATGACGCGGAAGGGAAGTTCTTGCACCACTACACGGCGGAAAAGATTTTACCGGAGAATCCGTTTGCGGTTCTGGATGAGTCCGGTGTTGGAAAGCTGATTCATCTGGCTGCCGAACTGGGGCGGGGCGTCAATCCGGCGCTGAAGCTGGGCATCTGTGGGGAGCACGGCGGGGAGAAAAATTCCATTCGCTTTTGCCACGAGCAAGGCCTTCATTATGTCAGCTGCTCGCCGTTCCGGGTCCCCTTGGCCCGGCTGGCGGCTGCGCAGGCTGCCGTTGCGGGCTAGGACCCCTCGGCCCTCGTACACATAAGTACGAGGGCCGTGCCATATGAATGGAATGCGGGGACATTGGCTCGGGCGGAAGCGGGAAGCGTTACGGCGTGCATGCTGTGGGCATGCGGATTCTGAAACCCCTTCAAAATTGTAAGGATAATTTTGTATGACCCCGTCGATACTAGGGACTGACAAGAAGGTTGCCTGATTCGGCAGGTACCGTCCTGAGGAATGTCCGGTTTCCCGCGCCGTGCTTGGCACAGGTGCGGGCTTTCGTCACGAAGATGTCGCTTCTTGACGAACGACCTCTACGCATTTTCATGTCAAAGGAGGAAAACGGACGCACATTGTAGAATAAAACATACAGTGTTCAACGAACGATGAACCAGTTGTCCATCCATCACTGAAGTCCCAAGTGGGTGGAAGAGGGTGGTTGTTTGGCGAGAATTGACGATTCGTTCGTTGAAGAGGTCCGTCGACGTACGGACATTGTGGACGTAATATCGGAATACGTCCAGCTCCGGCGCAGTGGGCGGTCTTTCATTGGGCTGTGTCCGTTCCATAATGAACGCACACCTTCTTTTTCTGTCTCTGCAGACCGACAGATGTACTACTGTTTCGGCTGTGGCGCAGGGGGCACAGTCATCCGCTTTTTAATGGACATTGAAGGCCTGGCGTTTCAGGATGCCATCGTTCGTCTAGCGGAACGGGCGAACCTGTCAGTGCCGTTTACTGTGCCCGAACAGGAATCCAAGGGTTCCTCGCGTATCCAACGCATGAAGGAAGCACACGAGCTGGCGTCAAAATTGTTTAACTATATTCTAATGAATACCGATGCCGGTGTGCAAGCCCTGTCTTATGTAAAACGCCGAGGAT
Above is a genomic segment from Alicyclobacillus cycloheptanicus containing:
- the yqfD gene encoding sporulation protein YqfD, which gives rise to MMARPGLWWFGSLHVELRGPGASAVIRELQRAGVALYEVRVGSRTCNLVISLQDFPALYRVCRQNGVKLRFLEKSGAPFFARALLRRKFLLLGLGLFVALVFLWSSMIWQVTVSGVEGEDVQAVVQAARDSGLYVGAWKRNIPDVNAVQQEMLAKLPDAIWVGVQIEGTKAQVKVVEKIPGVTERSEQPHSILVAKPGVIRRVIATRGQVLVHPGQAVQPGQVAISGSLGQGTHQVAASGKVLAEVWYQSKVQIPLQIQQNELTGESVTRTYLDIFGLSVRIWGWAEPRYPSAVERDEVTSWDIGDWVLPIQLKRVQVQQAQQTAYVRSLDEAQQEAVRMAAQDVRRQMQPGGVILGQRVLQRQVSRGKLYATILTRTEEDIGTAGPVASPSEPGDDST
- a CDS encoding PhoH family protein, coding for MTKDEVVRKWAFANNDEAIAVLGPNDALLGLLDDAYEAKVTTRGTEVSFTGTESETDQMYAIVRAITQLSQLGVHLSEGDYRYAIDLAKRGTLDEMASLYAAEVATTYKGKPVRVKTLGQRQYVEAIRKHDIVFGVGPAGTGKTYLAVAMAVMALKKGEVKRILLTRPAVEAGENLGFLPGDLQEKVDPYLRPLYDALNDVYGLEQVQRARERGNIEIAPLAYMRGRTLDDSFVILDEAQNTTPEQMKMFLTRLGFGSKMVITGDVTQIDLPTGRQSGLIEATRILRDIPEIAFHFFTEQDVVRHHLVRKIIEAYEGANQPQVYV
- a CDS encoding HD family phosphohydrolase, which produces MFSRWTQFLRQWIDDPRFRENQRVRLGIYIGLGVAMFLLLLGSVLPPRYQFTVGQTSPVTIVAPITAVDTVATKEAQEAAANRVQPQYTQSASVETKALQTLDSLFQTASQLAGDKNLTLSEKLATLTASAPKGVSSSTLQPLLTMSPQQVEVVQSVSERIVRDLLGAPFYKESLQEAQLLVDQQIVKYDLGRQSSLIVQDLVVSVLQPNMIYNQAATEAAKKAAERSVGDVYIHQGDVIVPKNGVVTQSVIDRMKDVGLYGNQHDYGMVLGFMAFVLISIGSLAAYIERRPPRRRLDNLMLLVTALVLLLMGIMISVTKDFMTAGAPTSAAYLEPVAVGSMLLAVLTDSSLAVVASFFVSLWFGAALGFNYWYAFIGFLSALVGAYSVAKVTHRGTFMRAGFLVAGINLLSILAMHLLQADNSADFRSFSLHAGLGLLNGVLCAVLTMGILPFFESAFGLLTAIRLLELSNPNNPLLRKVLLEAPGTYHHSLIVGNLAEAAAEIVGADPLICRVGAYYHDVGKTRRPLFFVENQMTKENPHEKIAPSLSHLIITSHVSDGLEMLQKAGLPKPIRDICATHHGTTILWYFYNKAKEQDKNGVVKIDDFRYPGPKPKTRECAIVMICDAVEAAVRSMSKPTPNRVEGVIRKIIRDRLQDGQLDECDLTLQDLDVMVPAFMKTLKGIYHARIEYPDPDKIRKEIAK
- the ybeY gene encoding rRNA maturation RNase YbeY is translated as MRVEDAPPAVTDEAFVTRVLAAAAARIEVSGEVSVSFVSDEEIHELNRTYRNVDRPTDVLSFAMEEEEFAPGLRVLGDIVVSLPTARRQAEAYGHGLEREVAFLLVHGFLHLNGYDHETEADEERMFALQEEVLADVGLTR
- a CDS encoding diacylglycerol kinase family protein produces the protein MERNMKVHFAAALCVMVFNLIVRPALLFVMLDVLACTVVISAELVNTALEALANHLAAGRQLRAIQVAKDAAAGSVLLLAAGALVVGVYVGWQTWPWQWRLLTMQHAAGMVVTLCALVLLLWAVAGAIFAKDSIRQEAVQ
- the era gene encoding GTPase Era: MANGGKAPQKIKYRSGFAAIVGRPNVGKSTLLNALIGRKVAIMSNRPQTTRNRIHGVLTTDEAQLIFIDTPGLHKPHHKLGELMVTAAENALKEVDVVLVVCDATENRPDLDRPVIDRLRDVQTPVYLVINKVDAVPKPELLKFIDTYRTLYPFQEIVPVSARKGTQLEALKQLILEQMPEGPKYYPDDMVTDHPEQFIIAEVIREKVLHLTREEVPHSVMVEIEQLERRDPGGILYVGAVIYTERNSQKGILIGKRGAMLKQVGQLARQELEALLGSKIYMELWVKVKKDWRNEPGWLRRFGFEERD
- the recO gene encoding DNA repair protein RecO; translation: MIYNTEAVVIRSIAYGETHAIVTLLTPNGTVAAMARGAKKPQSRLAAGVQLFVKGMYTLYQNRGMGSLNQVEILDARRPLRENLDLAAYAAYFCELVHAVAEERPHGSHAVYTQFEGALQRLLAEPAMAGVFARVWEAKVLRMSGASPDWTRCVRCTQPLEGTVGYSSTEGGFLCQRCQAADEAVGVRSRLIPASPALPRALESFSRVPWERLGQIRLSEASRRTLNEILRAQLLDFAGLSLKSRTILESITNE
- a CDS encoding helix-turn-helix transcriptional regulator; amino-acid sequence: MKKIELSKRQETILEIVKRKGPITGEQIAEQLSLTRATLRPDLAILTMAGFLDARPRVGYFYSGKKNADLFGESLRKLRVRDYKSVPTVIEETSSAYDAVVTLFTEDVGTLIVVRSGQLVGVVSRKDLLKVAIGGNDIHKVPVSLVMTRTPNVVTVDVDASLYDAAVLMMRHEVDSLPVVRDSGNEVVGRVSKTTITRAFVELGQYRDV
- a CDS encoding pyruvate, water dikinase regulatory protein, which encodes MPIVYIVSDSVGETAEFVARAAASQFDGGQVDLRRVSHVHETSVIDETVQSAKEEGALIAFTLVLPELRAYLTAAAGEAGVRTVDIMGPMIDALEDLIGQPPHGKPGLVHQLDEEYFRRVEAIEFAVKYDDGRDPRGLTRADIILVGVSRTSKTPLSMYLAHRRMRVANVPLVPEVQPPDELFQLKDKRKIVGLTIRPEKLNLIRQERLKALGLTPQASYASYERISSELEYAEEIMRRLNCPVIDVSDRAVEETAGIILEIVARKGRQA